The Christiangramia forsetii KT0803 DNA segment TTCAGTAATATAACTTCTGGTAGTATTTCTCAATTCTATCAGCTTGTCATAGTCTACTACCTTGTAGCCCTGATAATTATTTGATTCCTGAATTAATGCTGAAAACTCATCCTGAATAGGGCTTTCCGTCTTAAGGCTGTCTGTTTGGGCATTCATCTGAAATACACTTACAACAACAAATACAGCGACAATGTAAATTTTGTTACTCATTTTCCTGGGGATTGATTTTGTTTGGTTCATTAAAAACAACGAGCGAATGTTGGTGTTAGTATATTTCAGATTTTCGGGAAAGAATTTCGCTAATTGTAAATTTCAAATAGTTTTGAATCAGTTTCTTCTATTTTTAAAGTGGTGCAAAAATAAAAAAACCTGCCGGATTGGACAGGTCTTTTTATTAAAAAAAAATATGATCCTAGTAATAGGTGTACCTTCTTACTTTGGCAATATACTTTGCAAGTCTTATTACCTGGTGACTATATCCATATTCATTATCATACCATATATATAGTATTACATTTTTTCCGTCGGCAGATACTATCGTAGCGTTACTATCATAAATAGCAGGTGCTGAAGAGCCAATGATATCTGATGATACCAACTCATTGTCTATAGAATATTGAATTTGTTCTACCAATTCTCCTTCCAGAGCATATTTCTTAAGAAGCGTATTCACATCTTCAAGACTTGTCTCTTTTTCAACTTCCAGATTCAAAATTGCCAGAGAACCGTTTGGTACCGGGACTCTAATAGCGTTAGAAGTCAATTTTCCTTCAAAAACAGGAAGTGCTTTTGAAACTGCCTTTCCAGCTCCAGTTTCAGTAATAACCATATTTAAAGCAGCAGCACGACCTCTTCTGTATTTGTTATGCATGTTATCAACCAGGTTCTGGTCATTGGTATATGCATGAATAGTTTCCAGGTGTCCATGTACAACACCTAAAGAATCCTGAACAGCTTTTAGAACCGGGGTAATAGCATTAGTGGTGCAGGAAGCGGCAGAAAAAATATCAATCTCATCAGGATTGTGTTCTTTTTGATTAACTCCATGAACGATATTGGGAACTCCTTTTCCGGGAGCGGTAAGCAACACCTTAGCTGCCCCTTTAGAGGAAAGGTGCCTGCTTAGAGCTTCCTTATCTCTAAAAGCTCCGGTATTATCTATAACCAGTGCATTATTAATCCCGTATTTAGTATAATCAATATCTTCCGGCTGATTAGCAGAAATCATATGGACGGTAGTTCCATTTATGATCAAGGCCGAATTTTTCTCGTCTATAGTTACTGTACCGCTAAATGGACCATGAACTGAATCGCTCTTTAAAAGGGATGCTCTTTTTTCTAAAACACTCTGGTCTACTTTACCTCTTGTAACTACAGCACGAAGTCTGAGCTGATTTCCTTTTCCGGTTCTAGTCATAAGTTCACGAGCAACCAGTCTCCCAATACGACCAAAACCATAAAGAATTACGTCTTTTGGAGTAACAGCTTCAGTTTCTTTAGCGTCGCTAAGTTTATTTGAAACAAAAGCCATGGCATTACTGTGAGGCTGGCCATCTAAATGATATTCATAGGTTAGTTTTCCTATGTCAAGTTTTGCAGGAGGTAAATTTAGATCCTGAATTGCTTTTGCAATTTCTACAGAGTCAAAGATCGAAATTGGTTTTCCAACAAATTCTCCCGCATATTCATGAAGATCTAAAATGTCACTTACATTTCTATTAATCATCTGATTTCTAAAAAGTACCAGCTCAATAGATTTGTCGTACCATAGATCACTAACGATATTGATGAATTCTACGGTTGCCTTTCGACGATCTGCCTGAAAAGAAAGCTCTTTTTCGTAAACTTTATTAAAGTCCATGTTAAGTTGTGTTGTTATAAATTTTCGGCAAAAGTATAGATTTCAAACGTTTTCGTAAAAGTTTTATGCATAAAAAAACCCTCCTTAACGGGAGGGTTCAGTTTTATTGGGTATAACATAAATTATCTCCAGATCATACGCTGCTTTTCACCTTTCTGGTTGTAATAAGTAATTACAATAGAATTAGATTTTGTTCTACTTTGCATGATCTCTTCAACATCACGAATTGAAGAAACTTTCTGATTGTTTATTTCAGCAATAATACCTCCAACAAGTTCAGAAGAAGGGAGGTCTTTATTTAAAGTCCGGTTAATCCTTACTCCGTTTGGGGCTTTATAAGCTTCCAGTTCTTCAGCAGAAGCATTCGCAACTTCAAGACCGAGCACTGATACTTCGAGGGTATCTAATTTCGTAAGCTTTACACTTACTTCTTTTTCTTTTCCGTTACGAAGCAATTTTACATTTACCTCGTCGCCGGGTCTTTTTGAATTGATATATCCCGTTAGATCTGAAAACTTATTAATGTCAATATTATCAATTTTTTTAATGATATCATTTTGACGAATTCCGGATTTTTCGGCACCACTTCCAGGGGTAACCTGGCCTACCATCACTCCCTGGGAGGTATTAAGGTCAAATTCTTTTATGAGGTCATTATTAATGCTTCCACCTCTAATTCCCAGAATTCCCTGTTGTACATCTCCAAACTCCATGATATCTTCAACAATTTTACGGGCGTTATTAGAAGGGACCGCAAATGCATAGCCAATATAGCTTCCGCTGGGAGAACTAATTGCAGTATTAATACCTATAAGCTCACCATTGATGTTCACCAATGCACCCCCACTGTTGCCAGGGTTGATGGCAGCATCGGTTTGAATGAAAGATTGCGGTGAATTATCACGAACATTAAGGTCTCTCGCTTTGGCACTGATAATTCCGGCAGTAACTGTCGATTTTAAATTAAATGGATTTCCTACAGCCAACACCCATTCCCCTAATTCCATATTGTCTGAATTCCCGAAAGGAATGTATTCCAATTCTTCTTCGGTATCAATCTTAATAAGGGCAATATCTGAGATAGGGTCACTACCAATTACTTCAGCTTTG contains these protein-coding regions:
- a CDS encoding glyceraldehyde-3-phosphate dehydrogenase; this encodes MDFNKVYEKELSFQADRRKATVEFINIVSDLWYDKSIELVLFRNQMINRNVSDILDLHEYAGEFVGKPISIFDSVEIAKAIQDLNLPPAKLDIGKLTYEYHLDGQPHSNAMAFVSNKLSDAKETEAVTPKDVILYGFGRIGRLVARELMTRTGKGNQLRLRAVVTRGKVDQSVLEKRASLLKSDSVHGPFSGTVTIDEKNSALIINGTTVHMISANQPEDIDYTKYGINNALVIDNTGAFRDKEALSRHLSSKGAAKVLLTAPGKGVPNIVHGVNQKEHNPDEIDIFSAASCTTNAITPVLKAVQDSLGVVHGHLETIHAYTNDQNLVDNMHNKYRRGRAAALNMVITETGAGKAVSKALPVFEGKLTSNAIRVPVPNGSLAILNLEVEKETSLEDVNTLLKKYALEGELVEQIQYSIDNELVSSDIIGSSAPAIYDSNATIVSADGKNVILYIWYDNEYGYSHQVIRLAKYIAKVRRYTYY
- a CDS encoding trypsin-like peptidase domain-containing protein; translation: MKKIATLLFVSVLGGAITLGSYKLFLEEESNQFLPQDNTENSFIPVNKSHSYGTNVDFTEAAEKTVHAVVHVKNVAVFKGGPRSIWEQTPYGNNGGRALQGAGSGVIITPDGYIVTNNHVIDGASEIEVTLNDNKNYKAEVIGSDPISDIALIKIDTEEELEYIPFGNSDNMELGEWVLAVGNPFNLKSTVTAGIISAKARDLNVRDNSPQSFIQTDAAINPGNSGGALVNINGELIGINTAISSPSGSYIGYAFAVPSNNARKIVEDIMEFGDVQQGILGIRGGSINNDLIKEFDLNTSQGVMVGQVTPGSGAEKSGIRQNDIIKKIDNIDINKFSDLTGYINSKRPGDEVNVKLLRNGKEKEVSVKLTKLDTLEVSVLGLEVANASAEELEAYKAPNGVRINRTLNKDLPSSELVGGIIAEINNQKVSSIRDVEEIMQSRTKSNSIVITYYNQKGEKQRMIWR